A genome region from Streptomyces pratensis includes the following:
- a CDS encoding LamG-like jellyroll fold domain-containing protein: MPRLVRGRWGRSIALALLVTFAVGAVAVAGAGFPLFPEPLAAAEGPGQRWGSAEGRGHTADGGANTGAPRSLRAKYPVTPPPAARPSVRPNAVKVATAPAPSVEGFDPDTSKEVVAERDARSRTYANEDGTLTSEVSTAAINYKRADGTWQPIRSALAEQDGGWSNTADAVGLDLADSADDEHLVTLTLASGERFGYALDGAAAAPGKAEGSRVSYERVLPDTDLWLDSQAGGVKETILLRSADAPTQFDFPLTLQGLTARTDGSSVVLSGADGRTKAVLPAGFMEDARGAVSRAVRYELRELDGRQTLRVSADPAWLAEPGRAYPVRLDPSVDATSASTSMYVRNGGPSVVGRDELQVGRSTTGATYSFLGFPGLDEELSHHRIFGAQLQVVNYDSGSCKPRAVSVHPVTGSWAEGTGTAYPGPSVAGALTSKSFAYGHVAFGASSSACPAAGELLDLGKGGRDLVQRWVDGTQPNYGLSLRASPSDALAFKRFTGHTTANPPKLFVTHSPYSATYSFPSPVPDPPVLQNQAGKVKVKVTNKGSETWTPSTYYLAYRAYDAKGHLVTQQRTANLSGNVARGSSATVEATIKALPPGAYLLDFTMVRTGGKVFTDEQVPPGRLTLQVFDIAPVVKEQFPPNGYQAQTLTPQLWASGVDIDAPAGSSLQYKYEICEADKDGKPVACTTSAYQTASAYPVPAGRLKWGTTYLWRGFVKDASNEVPTAQVALVAAVPQPEITSRLSQAQGQEFDPNVGNFTSSAVDASISAVGPDLTLVRTYNSLDPRRDLAFGAGWTTRYDMRITPDNDGSGNVVLRYPDGQDVRFGRNPDGSFASPPGRYAKLTYDATANTYAFQDKSGTTYDFSTGGLLIRVTDASSNVVNYTWSAGKLQSARHARSGRTMTFTWTGSHVTRVSTTPVGGVAQAWTYGYTGDVLDSVCDPLGGCTRYGYGKGSHYATGVLDARPESYWRLGEAEGSAAGSAKETNLGKDRGTYKDVTLAQGGAVTGDTSTSAKFNGTSSRVDLPAGTLKRSRDAAVEVWFKTIASGSGGPLVGYQDKALGTAPGVGVPALYVGNDGKLRGQFWTGSVSPITDITKNVNDGQWHHAVLSMSGSTQSLYLDGKLSGTLTGRQPVPGELTHNQIGAAHASTPASWPGWGTTGARSFNGTIDEVAVYHHPLGAEAAAGHYREATRAADVLTTTTLPSGRLASEVSYDVSRDRVEEYTDRNGGTWKIGRPAVFGNDEDLRRTVEVHDPADSPYFYEYDGLTGQMLRYGSPLGLGAPEPQESPGPEGPPEQICTEPDPGDPAFCTNPPGDGGSEPDFIRHPVEGVAIQSYEYDDKGNQTVVTSETGDKITLGYDDRANVISRTTCRAKGDCQTAYTTYPTPSGELDLRADQPSETRDGRSTGLTDDRFRTQYRYDTRGLLTQQISPDNGTVKNTYTTGAEPAVGGGNTPTGLPLTSTDPRNKVTRYRYFTSGDLAQITEPSGLVTSFTYDALGRKLTETTVSDSRPAGETVTVAYDALNRTVSTTEPATTNVVTLGKHQQRTTTTYDADGNVTGTEVSDVLGGDEPRSMTFENDEHGRPVTVTDAEGSETAYTYDALGNRESMVDANGNHFDYVYTARSSMAETRLRDWEDDGGDDDYTVLQSYAYDMAGRVARHTDGMGRTIAYEYYGDDLVKSVTLEDFHDPDGSTRDIVVSANTYDGAGNLLVEKGNNGKLVTAYTYDAVGRTTSEVTDPDGLARRTTYTYDLAGNVQTVANGGAPSNVPWPVNATPETVRYTYDDAGNAETETVQGITESRTTVYDYDQRGLVQSVTDPGGNRTDYAYDEIGRPLSTTAPEVRTESAGSTATASRPTTYTGYDTFGAVTESVDALGNINRTTYDRLGRTLSATAPEYRAPDATQAVTPRVSYAYDALGNTVESTDPRGGVTSYTYDRQNRLTTKKVPVGQDDERGEWSYTYTRTGQLLSVTDPTGARAETTYDDLDRPVTSTAIERKPRPGAFTTRNTYDDAGNVVRQTLPGGGTSAFVYDSLGQLTRATDPSKVVTQLGYDMSGREVRTTDGQGRTSAKMYDTLGRLVEDSDLDAANSPIREVTYGYDTSGNLTSATDPLGGVTSYEYDALGRLTSQREPVADDKSITTSFGYDALGNRTRYTDGRGNTTLYTLNTLGRTESVIEPATERDPGLADRTWTTSYDVEGRPVKVAAPGGVVRERAYDRAGLLVGETGSGAESETAAKTFRYDAAGRLTRASAPGGDNTYTYDDRGALLEAAGPSGDASYAYNSDGLLISRTDAAGTASFGWTSQQLTSASDPLTGATQNYAYDSSGAVERIDYGAGQSREFTYDELGRLDTDTVSTSTGAPIASTDYGYDSDDHLTSKKTAGTADAGENTYGYDDAGRLTSWTSGETTTEYGWDDSGNRTENGGKAATFDERNRLLSDGDYTYDHTARGTLASRTSSGMTEEFAFDAFDRMTTAGESGTEYTYDSLDRVASRNGADFSYAGLAPDPVKDNNSTYGRGASDEILSVLEGTGDAQLTVTDKHGDVVGDMSATDGTATGLTASTAYDPFGGTTGDTTGNAGYQGDWTDPDTDQVNMGARWYDPGTGAFDSRDSYTYASGSSILANRYTYGAGSPMDYTDPDGHWPSCGFCSSVIKKIKKNKYVKQAYKTAKRVKDAVVYAVRNPRAALSKALDFAGRAVNYLYRKSGLKTIVDYGKKIYRSAEKQAREWAREKIVQARQAYHAARAAVSKKARAFAAQVAKHNPIPAIKAAMKPLITIGVAIVTADPNLPAMLVNAAADVIQDVAKATEALRDAVAQQVGAVVETVRDAADWGAVWDGVKDVGNFVGEVTGFNDIKACVTTGDMEACAWAAATVGGLVLGGAGAGLVRAAKAGRMMSKAAKYADDIAKAADKVETTVDRVETAVSCTSMAADAVGNSFVAGTEVVMADGSRKPIEEVEAGDEVQATDPTTGKTSDEEVTATIRGEGLKHLVHLTVDTDGARGDATEVLTATAGHPFWVPSLREWATAGELEPGQWLRTGGGTWVQVTKVADSTRTERVYNLSVDSVHTYYVAAGATPVLVHNCDVTAGARGAADIASLVRPSKARPAVAEALRLPSGRVYSSPSVRGTPPKLHPVVQEILDAIPASERGVGHGSCGLAVCVSRALEDGNNPTGSSAAGVIVRGSKDNPMHGYPVGPCNSCVALEDAFDLNFVTAG, encoded by the coding sequence ATGCCCCGTCTGGTGCGCGGGCGTTGGGGCAGGAGCATCGCCCTGGCCCTGCTCGTGACGTTCGCGGTCGGCGCCGTGGCCGTGGCGGGAGCGGGCTTCCCCCTCTTCCCGGAGCCGCTCGCCGCAGCCGAGGGGCCGGGGCAGCGCTGGGGCAGCGCGGAAGGGCGCGGCCACACGGCCGACGGGGGTGCCAACACCGGGGCGCCGCGCTCGCTGCGCGCCAAGTATCCGGTCACCCCGCCGCCGGCGGCACGGCCCTCCGTCCGTCCCAACGCCGTGAAGGTCGCCACGGCACCCGCACCGAGCGTGGAAGGCTTCGATCCGGACACCAGCAAGGAGGTCGTGGCCGAACGCGACGCGCGCAGTCGCACGTACGCGAACGAGGACGGCACCCTCACCAGCGAGGTGTCCACCGCGGCGATCAACTACAAGCGGGCGGACGGAACGTGGCAGCCCATCCGGTCCGCGCTCGCCGAGCAGGACGGCGGCTGGTCCAACACGGCCGACGCCGTGGGCCTCGACCTCGCGGACAGCGCCGACGACGAGCATCTCGTCACCCTCACCCTCGCCTCCGGCGAGCGCTTCGGCTACGCGCTCGACGGCGCCGCGGCGGCCCCGGGGAAGGCGGAGGGCAGCCGGGTCTCCTACGAGCGGGTCCTGCCGGACACCGACCTGTGGCTCGACTCGCAGGCGGGTGGCGTCAAGGAAACGATTCTTCTGCGGTCGGCCGACGCTCCCACGCAGTTCGACTTCCCTCTCACCCTTCAGGGCCTGACGGCCCGCACGGACGGCAGCTCGGTCGTCCTGTCGGGCGCCGACGGCCGTACGAAAGCCGTGCTCCCCGCCGGTTTCATGGAGGACGCCCGCGGCGCCGTCTCCCGGGCCGTGCGGTACGAGCTGCGGGAGCTGGACGGCCGGCAGACGCTCCGGGTCAGCGCGGACCCCGCCTGGCTCGCCGAACCCGGCCGTGCCTACCCGGTCCGGCTCGACCCGTCCGTCGACGCCACCTCCGCCTCGACCTCGATGTACGTCCGGAACGGCGGCCCGTCCGTCGTCGGACGGGACGAGCTCCAGGTCGGCAGGAGCACGACCGGTGCGACGTACTCCTTCCTCGGCTTCCCCGGGCTCGACGAGGAGCTGAGCCACCACCGCATCTTCGGCGCCCAGCTCCAGGTCGTGAACTACGACTCGGGGTCCTGCAAACCGCGCGCGGTCTCCGTCCACCCGGTCACCGGCTCCTGGGCAGAGGGCACCGGCACGGCCTACCCGGGACCTTCGGTGGCCGGCGCGCTCACCTCCAAGTCCTTCGCCTACGGGCACGTCGCCTTCGGGGCGTCCAGCTCGGCATGCCCCGCCGCAGGCGAACTCCTCGACCTCGGCAAGGGCGGCCGTGACCTGGTCCAGCGCTGGGTCGACGGCACGCAGCCGAACTACGGCCTCTCCCTGCGCGCATCCCCCTCCGACGCCCTGGCGTTCAAGAGGTTCACCGGCCACACCACCGCGAACCCGCCGAAGCTCTTCGTCACGCACTCCCCGTACAGCGCCACCTACTCCTTCCCCAGCCCCGTCCCCGACCCGCCGGTCCTCCAGAACCAGGCCGGCAAGGTCAAGGTCAAGGTCACGAACAAGGGGTCGGAGACCTGGACGCCGAGCACCTACTACCTCGCCTACCGGGCGTACGACGCCAAGGGCCACCTGGTCACCCAGCAGCGCACCGCCAACCTGAGCGGCAACGTGGCCCGCGGGTCCTCGGCCACGGTGGAGGCGACGATCAAGGCCCTGCCACCGGGCGCCTACCTGCTGGACTTCACCATGGTCCGCACCGGCGGCAAGGTCTTCACGGACGAACAGGTGCCGCCCGGGAGACTGACCCTCCAGGTCTTCGACATCGCCCCCGTCGTCAAGGAGCAGTTCCCGCCCAACGGATACCAGGCGCAGACCCTGACCCCGCAGCTGTGGGCGAGCGGTGTCGACATCGACGCGCCGGCCGGATCGTCGCTCCAGTACAAGTACGAGATCTGCGAGGCGGACAAGGACGGCAAGCCCGTCGCGTGCACGACCTCCGCCTACCAGACGGCCTCGGCCTACCCCGTACCCGCGGGCCGGCTGAAGTGGGGCACGACCTATCTGTGGCGGGGCTTCGTCAAGGACGCCTCCAACGAGGTGCCCACCGCCCAGGTCGCGCTGGTCGCGGCGGTCCCGCAGCCGGAGATCACCTCGCGGCTGTCCCAGGCGCAGGGCCAGGAGTTCGATCCGAACGTCGGCAACTTCACCTCCTCCGCCGTCGACGCCTCGATCAGCGCCGTCGGCCCCGACCTCACGCTCGTCCGTACGTACAACAGCCTCGACCCCCGGCGTGACCTCGCCTTCGGCGCGGGCTGGACGACCCGCTACGACATGCGGATCACCCCCGACAACGACGGCAGCGGCAACGTCGTGCTGCGCTACCCCGACGGTCAGGACGTCCGCTTCGGGAGGAACCCCGACGGGAGCTTCGCCTCGCCGCCGGGCCGGTACGCCAAGCTGACGTACGACGCCACCGCCAACACCTACGCCTTCCAGGACAAGTCGGGGACCACCTACGACTTCTCCACCGGCGGCCTGCTCATCCGGGTGACGGACGCGTCCTCCAACGTCGTCAACTACACATGGTCGGCAGGCAAGCTGCAGAGTGCCCGCCACGCCCGCAGCGGCCGGACCATGACCTTCACCTGGACCGGTTCGCACGTCACCCGGGTCTCCACCACCCCGGTCGGCGGGGTGGCCCAGGCCTGGACGTACGGCTACACCGGCGATGTCCTCGACAGCGTCTGCGATCCGCTCGGCGGGTGCACCCGGTACGGCTACGGGAAGGGCAGCCACTACGCCACCGGGGTGCTCGACGCCCGTCCTGAGTCCTACTGGCGCCTCGGTGAGGCCGAGGGCAGCGCGGCCGGGAGTGCCAAGGAGACGAACCTCGGCAAGGACCGGGGCACCTACAAGGACGTGACGCTCGCGCAGGGCGGCGCCGTGACCGGGGACACGTCCACGTCGGCGAAGTTCAACGGCACGAGCTCGCGCGTGGACCTGCCGGCCGGCACCCTCAAGCGAAGCAGGGACGCCGCGGTCGAAGTGTGGTTCAAGACCATCGCCTCGGGGAGCGGCGGCCCGCTGGTCGGCTACCAGGACAAGGCCCTGGGCACCGCGCCGGGAGTCGGCGTACCCGCCCTGTACGTCGGCAACGACGGGAAACTGCGCGGCCAGTTCTGGACGGGTTCGGTCTCCCCGATCACCGACATCACCAAGAACGTCAACGACGGACAGTGGCACCACGCCGTGCTCTCCATGTCCGGCTCCACCCAGTCCCTGTACCTCGACGGCAAGCTGTCCGGCACCCTCACCGGCAGACAGCCGGTACCCGGCGAGCTGACCCACAACCAGATCGGCGCGGCCCACGCCTCGACACCTGCCTCCTGGCCCGGCTGGGGCACCACCGGAGCCCGCTCCTTCAACGGCACCATCGACGAGGTGGCCGTCTACCACCATCCGCTGGGTGCGGAGGCCGCAGCCGGTCACTACCGCGAGGCGACCCGTGCGGCGGACGTGCTGACCACGACGACGCTGCCCTCCGGCCGACTGGCCTCGGAGGTGTCGTACGACGTCTCCCGCGACCGCGTCGAGGAGTACACCGACCGCAACGGCGGGACCTGGAAGATCGGCCGGCCCGCCGTCTTCGGCAACGACGAGGACCTCCGGCGCACGGTCGAGGTCCACGACCCGGCGGACTCCCCCTACTTCTACGAGTACGACGGGCTGACCGGGCAGATGCTGCGCTACGGCTCGCCTCTGGGCCTGGGCGCCCCGGAACCCCAGGAATCGCCCGGTCCGGAAGGTCCGCCGGAGCAGATCTGCACCGAGCCGGACCCCGGCGACCCGGCGTTCTGCACCAACCCGCCCGGCGACGGCGGCAGCGAACCGGACTTCATCCGGCACCCGGTCGAAGGTGTCGCGATCCAGAGCTACGAGTACGACGACAAGGGCAACCAGACCGTCGTCACCAGCGAGACCGGTGACAAGATCACCCTCGGCTACGACGACCGTGCCAACGTGATCAGCCGGACCACGTGCCGGGCCAAGGGTGACTGCCAGACCGCGTACACCACCTACCCCACCCCCTCCGGCGAGCTGGACCTGCGTGCCGACCAGCCGTCCGAGACCCGGGACGGCCGCTCGACCGGTCTCACGGACGACCGGTTCCGCACGCAGTACCGGTACGACACCCGCGGGCTCCTCACCCAGCAGATCTCCCCGGACAACGGCACCGTCAAGAACACCTACACGACGGGTGCCGAGCCCGCGGTCGGCGGCGGCAACACGCCCACCGGCCTGCCGCTGACGTCGACCGACCCGCGCAACAAGGTCACCCGCTACCGGTACTTCACCAGCGGTGACCTGGCACAGATCACCGAGCCGTCCGGCCTGGTCACCTCGTTCACGTACGACGCGCTCGGCCGCAAGCTGACCGAGACCACCGTCTCCGACTCCCGGCCCGCCGGCGAGACCGTGACCGTCGCCTACGACGCGCTCAACCGCACCGTCTCCACCACGGAACCGGCCACCACCAACGTGGTCACCCTCGGGAAGCACCAGCAGCGCACGACCACCACCTACGACGCCGACGGCAACGTCACCGGCACCGAGGTCAGTGACGTGCTCGGCGGTGACGAGCCGCGCTCCATGACGTTCGAGAACGACGAGCACGGGCGCCCGGTGACGGTGACCGACGCCGAGGGCAGCGAGACGGCCTACACCTACGACGCGCTCGGCAACCGCGAGTCGATGGTCGACGCCAACGGCAACCACTTCGACTACGTCTACACGGCCCGCAGCTCGATGGCCGAGACCCGGCTGCGCGACTGGGAGGACGACGGCGGGGACGACGACTACACGGTCCTGCAGTCGTACGCCTACGACATGGCCGGCCGTGTCGCACGGCACACCGACGGCATGGGCCGCACCATCGCCTACGAGTACTACGGCGACGACCTGGTCAAGTCGGTCACGCTGGAGGACTTCCACGACCCCGACGGCAGCACGCGGGACATCGTCGTGTCGGCCAACACCTACGACGGCGCGGGCAACCTCCTCGTGGAGAAGGGGAACAACGGCAAGCTCGTCACCGCGTACACCTACGACGCGGTCGGCCGCACCACGTCGGAGGTCACCGACCCTGACGGCCTGGCCCGCCGCACCACGTACACCTACGACCTCGCCGGAAACGTGCAGACCGTCGCCAACGGCGGCGCCCCCTCCAACGTGCCGTGGCCGGTCAACGCCACGCCGGAGACCGTCCGCTACACCTACGACGACGCCGGGAACGCCGAGACGGAGACCGTCCAGGGCATCACCGAGAGCCGCACCACCGTCTACGACTACGACCAGCGCGGCCTGGTGCAGTCCGTGACCGACCCGGGCGGAAACCGGACCGACTACGCCTACGACGAGATCGGCCGGCCGCTGTCCACCACCGCGCCGGAGGTGCGGACGGAGTCCGCCGGCTCGACCGCGACCGCGTCCCGCCCGACCACCTACACCGGTTACGACACCTTCGGGGCGGTGACCGAGTCCGTCGACGCGCTCGGCAACATCAACCGCACCACCTACGACCGGCTGGGCCGGACGCTCAGCGCCACGGCTCCGGAGTACCGGGCACCGGACGCCACGCAGGCCGTCACTCCCCGTGTCAGCTACGCCTACGACGCCCTGGGCAACACTGTGGAGTCCACCGACCCGCGCGGCGGTGTCACCAGCTACACCTATGACCGGCAGAACCGGCTCACCACGAAGAAGGTGCCCGTCGGCCAGGACGACGAGCGCGGCGAGTGGTCGTACACCTACACCCGCACCGGTCAGCTCCTGTCGGTCACCGACCCGACCGGCGCACGGGCGGAGACCACCTACGACGACCTGGACCGGCCTGTCACGAGCACGGCGATCGAACGCAAGCCCCGACCAGGCGCGTTCACGACCCGCAACACCTACGACGACGCGGGCAACGTCGTCCGGCAGACCCTGCCCGGCGGCGGTACCAGCGCCTTCGTGTACGACTCGCTCGGGCAGCTGACCCGGGCGACGGACCCGAGCAAGGTGGTCACCCAGCTCGGCTACGACATGAGCGGACGCGAGGTCCGCACGACGGACGGCCAGGGCCGCACCTCGGCCAAGATGTACGACACCCTCGGCCGGCTCGTCGAGGACTCCGACCTCGACGCCGCCAACAGCCCGATCCGCGAGGTCACCTACGGGTACGACACCAGCGGAAACCTGACCTCGGCGACCGACCCGCTCGGCGGCGTCACCAGCTACGAGTACGACGCGCTGGGCCGGCTCACGAGTCAGCGCGAACCGGTGGCGGACGACAAGTCGATCACCACGTCCTTCGGTTACGACGCGCTCGGCAACCGCACCCGCTACACCGACGGGCGCGGCAACACGACGCTGTACACACTCAACACGCTCGGGCGGACCGAGTCGGTGATCGAGCCGGCCACCGAGCGGGACCCCGGCCTCGCGGACCGTACCTGGACCACCTCCTACGACGTGGAGGGCCGGCCTGTGAAGGTCGCGGCCCCGGGCGGAGTCGTCCGGGAGCGCGCCTACGACCGGGCCGGGCTGCTCGTGGGGGAGACCGGCAGCGGCGCCGAGTCCGAGACCGCGGCCAAGACGTTCCGCTACGACGCGGCCGGCCGCCTCACGCGGGCGTCCGCGCCGGGGGGCGACAACACGTACACGTACGACGACCGCGGCGCGCTGCTCGAGGCGGCGGGCCCCTCGGGTGACGCCAGCTACGCGTACAACAGCGACGGCCTGCTCATCTCCCGTACGGACGCGGCCGGTACGGCGAGCTTCGGCTGGACCAGCCAGCAGCTGACCTCCGCCTCCGACCCGCTCACCGGCGCCACCCAGAACTACGCGTACGACAGTTCCGGGGCGGTCGAACGGATCGACTACGGGGCGGGCCAGTCACGCGAGTTCACCTACGACGAGCTGGGCCGGCTGGACACCGACACGGTGTCCACGTCCACCGGCGCCCCCATCGCCTCGACCGACTACGGATACGACTCCGACGACCACCTGACCAGCAAGAAGACCGCCGGAACGGCCGACGCGGGTGAGAACACCTACGGCTACGACGACGCAGGCCGGCTGACCTCCTGGACCTCCGGGGAGACCACCACCGAATACGGCTGGGACGACAGTGGGAACCGGACGGAGAACGGCGGGAAGGCCGCGACCTTCGACGAGCGGAACCGGCTGCTGTCCGACGGGGACTACACCTACGACCACACCGCGCGCGGCACCCTCGCCTCCCGTACCAGTTCCGGGATGACCGAGGAATTCGCCTTCGACGCCTTCGACCGGATGACGACGGCCGGTGAGTCGGGAACCGAGTACACCTACGACTCGCTGGACCGCGTCGCCTCCCGAAACGGAGCTGACTTCAGCTACGCCGGGCTCGCGCCGGACCCGGTCAAGGACAACAACTCCACGTACGGAAGGGGTGCTTCGGACGAGATCCTCTCCGTCCTGGAGGGCACCGGTGACGCGCAGCTCACCGTCACCGACAAGCACGGCGACGTCGTCGGAGACATGTCCGCCACCGACGGCACGGCCACCGGCCTGACGGCGTCCACGGCCTACGACCCCTTCGGCGGGACGACCGGTGACACCACCGGCAACGCGGGCTACCAGGGCGACTGGACCGACCCCGACACCGACCAGGTCAACATGGGAGCCCGCTGGTACGACCCGGGCACCGGGGCGTTCGACTCCCGCGACTCCTACACCTACGCCTCCGGCAGCTCGATCCTGGCGAACCGGTACACCTACGGTGCCGGGTCACCCATGGACTACACCGATCCCGACGGTCACTGGCCCAGCTGCGGGTTCTGTTCCAGCGTGATCAAGAAGATCAAGAAGAACAAGTACGTGAAGCAGGCGTACAAGACCGCGAAGAGGGTCAAGGACGCGGTCGTCTACGCCGTCCGCAACCCCCGGGCCGCGCTGAGCAAGGCACTCGACTTCGCGGGGAGGGCCGTCAACTACCTCTACAGGAAGTCCGGCCTCAAGACGATCGTCGACTACGGGAAGAAGATCTACCGGTCCGCGGAGAAACAGGCTCGCGAATGGGCGAGAGAGAAGATCGTGCAGGCCAGACAGGCCTATCACGCGGCGAGAGCGGCGGTCAGCAAGAAGGCCAGAGCCTTCGCCGCCCAGGTGGCGAAGCACAACCCGATACCGGCCATCAAAGCCGCCATGAAACCGCTGATCACCATCGGCGTCGCAATCGTCACGGCTGATCCCAACCTCCCGGCGATGCTGGTCAACGCCGCGGCCGACGTGATCCAGGACGTCGCGAAGGCGACCGAGGCGCTCCGTGACGCGGTGGCCCAGCAGGTCGGGGCGGTCGTCGAGACGGTCCGTGACGCCGCCGACTGGGGTGCGGTGTGGGACGGCGTCAAGGACGTCGGCAACTTCGTGGGCGAGGTCACCGGCTTCAACGACATCAAGGCCTGCGTCACCACGGGTGACATGGAGGCGTGTGCCTGGGCCGCGGCCACCGTCGGCGGACTGGTCCTCGGAGGCGCGGGCGCGGGCCTGGTCCGGGCGGCGAAGGCCGGCCGGATGATGTCGAAGGCCGCGAAGTACGCGGACGACATCGCGAAGGCCGCCGACAAGGTCGAGACGACGGTGGACCGCGTCGAGACGGCGGTCTCGTGCACGAGCATGGCCGCGGACGCCGTCGGCAACAGCTTCGTCGCCGGCACCGAGGTGGTGATGGCCGACGGCTCCCGCAAACCGATCGAGGAGGTCGAGGCGGGGGACGAGGTCCAGGCCACCGACCCGACGACGGGCAAGACCTCCGACGAGGAGGTCACGGCCACGATCAGGGGCGAGGGCCTCAAGCACCTGGTCCACCTCACGGTCGACACCGACGGCGCCAGGGGCGACGCGACCGAGGTCCTCACCGCCACCGCCGGCCACCCGTTCTGGGTGCCCTCGCTCAGGGAGTGGGCCACCGCAGGCGAACTCGAACCGGGCCAGTGGCTCAGGACGGGCGGCGGCACGTGGGTCCAGGTCACGAAGGTCGCGGATTCCACGCGCACGGAGCGGGTCTACAACCTCTCGGTGGACAGCGTCCATACGTACTATGTGGCGGCGGGCGCGACGCCGGTTCTTGTTCACAACTGTGATGTGACCGCTGGGGCTCGCGGCGCGGCCGATATCGCATCGCTGGTCCGACCGTCCAAGGCGCGACCGGCTGTTGCAGAGGCGCTCCGACTGCCGAGCGGCCGGGTCTACTCAAGCCCGAGCGTCAGGGGAACTCCTCCAAAATTGCACCCGGTTGTCCAGGAAATTCTGGACGCCATCCCTGCCTCGGAACGTGGGGTCGGCCACGGCAGTTGCGGGTTGGCCGTGTGCGTCTCTCGAGCGCTTGAGGATGGAAACAACCCGACGGGATCTTCGGCGGCCGGAGTGATCGTGCGCGGGTCGAAAGATAATCCGATGCACGGCTATCCTGTTGGCCCTTGCAATAGTTGTGTGGCGCTGGAAGATGCCTTCGACCTTAACTTTGTGACCGCGGGGTGA
- a CDS encoding SUKH-3 domain-containing protein, which produces METFPDEVGRVLREAGWTPGRQVDAEPWLESFEAEGLQRHPVASAFLTEFGGLAVDVSGPGISRAREPFELDPMLCLGEGDRFLEWGEEIDKSIFPVGVHDEGRSFLGIDQHGELYLVEAWVASFGRMPEAMSNLILGVQPSTVDAGENQ; this is translated from the coding sequence ATGGAAACCTTTCCTGATGAAGTGGGCCGCGTTCTACGAGAGGCCGGCTGGACACCTGGCAGACAGGTCGACGCGGAGCCGTGGCTGGAATCCTTCGAAGCCGAGGGGCTCCAGCGGCACCCGGTGGCCAGCGCTTTCCTGACTGAGTTCGGAGGGCTTGCTGTGGACGTTTCTGGACCAGGAATCAGTCGTGCACGTGAGCCGTTCGAGCTCGACCCCATGCTTTGCCTGGGTGAAGGAGACAGGTTCCTGGAATGGGGCGAGGAGATCGATAAGTCGATCTTCCCCGTCGGCGTGCATGATGAGGGCCGTTCGTTCCTTGGAATTGATCAGCATGGCGAGCTGTATCTCGTCGAGGCCTGGGTGGCCTCCTTCGGTCGCATGCCGGAGGCGATGAGCAATCTCATCCTGGGCGTTCAACCATCAACTGTTGATGCTGGAGAGAATCAGTAA
- a CDS encoding acyltransferase family protein: protein MTIAPPLPAQAADHLPDPRPARRGGGRLRALDGLRILAALMVCLYHYAGKNGPVAEAWGQSPGLKFPTLSSFATYGSLGVQLFFIISGFVICMSSWGRSPGDFFRSRVARLYPAYWAAIVIITAAAVLLPVVVRPLPLNELLVNFTMLQQPMGVDRVLGVCWTLWVEMRFYLLFAVFVVWRGVTYRRVVIFCVGWILASVFARAAQSPLTDVLVMRDHAPYFIGGLALYLIHRYGSDLLLWGIVVTSWLLGQRYSVTALWHPGMEGDFSRSPYVIQAIVTLAFVAVAAVALGWLGWANWRWLTIAGALTYPFYLLHEHLGWFAIRIMNRALHLPPQVTLVASVGCMLILAHLLHRLVEKPIGPRLKRAMAAQAARVPLRDRLG, encoded by the coding sequence GTGACGATCGCGCCACCGCTGCCTGCCCAGGCTGCGGATCACCTTCCGGACCCCCGCCCCGCACGCAGGGGCGGGGGCCGTCTGCGCGCCCTGGACGGACTGCGCATCCTGGCTGCCCTGATGGTCTGCCTGTATCACTACGCGGGCAAGAACGGTCCGGTCGCCGAGGCCTGGGGGCAGTCGCCGGGCCTGAAGTTCCCCACGCTGTCGTCGTTCGCGACGTACGGCAGCCTGGGGGTGCAACTGTTCTTCATCATCAGCGGCTTCGTGATCTGCATGAGCAGCTGGGGAAGGAGCCCGGGGGACTTCTTCCGCTCCCGGGTCGCCCGCCTGTACCCCGCCTACTGGGCGGCGATCGTCATCATCACCGCTGCCGCGGTGCTGCTGCCGGTGGTGGTCCGGCCGCTGCCTCTGAACGAACTGCTCGTCAACTTCACGATGCTTCAGCAGCCGATGGGGGTGGACCGGGTACTCGGGGTGTGCTGGACCCTCTGGGTGGAGATGCGGTTCTACCTGTTGTTCGCCGTCTTCGTGGTGTGGCGGGGCGTGACGTACCGCCGGGTGGTCATCTTCTGCGTCGGCTGGATCCTGGCGTCCGTGTTCGCCCGGGCAGCCCAGAGTCCGCTCACCGACGTACTGGTGATGCGGGACCACGCCCCGTACTTCATCGGCGGCCTGGCCCTGTACCTGATCCACCGCTACGGCAGCGACCTGCTGCTGTGGGGCATCGTGGTCACGAGCTGGCTCCTCGGCCAGCGGTACTCGGTCACCGCCCTCTGGCACCCGGGGATGGAGGGCGACTTCTCGCGTTCCCCCTACGTCATCCAGGCGATCGTCACGCTGGCGTTCGTCGCGGTGGCCGCGGTGGCCCTGGGCTGGCTCGGCTGGGCGAACTGGCGCTGGCTGACGATCGCCGGCGCGCTCACCTACCCGTTCTACCTGCTGCACGAGCATCTGGGCTGGTTCGCGATCCGCATCATGAACCGAGCGCTGCACCTGCCTCCGCAGGTGACGCTGGTCGCCTCGGTGGGCTGCATGCTCATCCTGGCCCACCTGCTGCACCGCCTGGTCGAGAAGCCGATCGGGCCCCGGCTCAAGCGGGCGATGGCGGCGCAGGCGGCGAGGGTTCCGCTGCGGGATCGGTTGGGCTGA